Proteins encoded together in one Monomorium pharaonis isolate MP-MQ-018 chromosome 8, ASM1337386v2, whole genome shotgun sequence window:
- the LOC105839361 gene encoding uncharacterized protein LOC105839361 isoform X1 — MDLRSIGAFIFIWFCLVHEIIPANRNTSISRGYLIYRTISTTRQSCNCSMSFSCSCCQSVMILYTRKQKDLCINFTYQRNGLNVDVSLSSETISTRTVTNFKAFQFCVFVPGCLFSTACVNILELNQFPKSITACLRLDIYAKKRLWQINYDCISVSMELPMISTNDTMRMTETEESSTAESEPTSTTMSTVLVTEMSSSEMAIVQTSEMTEMTDTNRRPEEVEDVETYEISEEITPIK, encoded by the exons atggaTCTGCGTAGCATTGGTGCTTTCATTTTCATTTGGTTTTGTCTCGTTCACGAAATTATACCTGCCAATAGAA ATACCAGCATATCAAGAGGATACCTGATTTATAGAACGATTTCGACTACTCGACAATCATGCAACTGTTCGATGTCTTTTTCTTGCTCTTGCTGCCAAAGTGTAATGATTCTATATACTAGAAAGCAAAAAGATT TGTGCATCAATTTCACATATCAGAGGAATGGACTAAACGTGGATGTCTCGTTGAGTTCAGAAACAATCAGCACTAGAACAGTCACGA attttaaggCATTCCAGTTTTGCGTGTTCGTTCCCGGTTGCCTTTTTTCGACCGCATGTGTCAACATCTTGGAGCTCAATCAATTTCCTAA ATCAATTACGGCTTGCCTTCGCCTCGACATTTACGCCAAGAAACGACTTTGGCAGATTAATTACGATTGCATAAGCGTATCGATGGAGTTGCCAATGATATCGACTAACGATACAATGAGAATGACAGAAACAGAAGAATCGTCTACGGCAGAAAGCGAACCAACGTCGACAACAATGTCGACAGTGTTAGTGACAGAAATGTCATCGAGTGAGATGGCGATTGTGCAAACGTCGGAAATGACTGAAATGACGGATACAAACAGGAGGCCAGAAGAAGTGGAGGATGTCGAAACGTACGAAATTTCCGAAGAAATAACGCCAATTAAATGA
- the LOC105839351 gene encoding putative tRNA (cytidine(32)/guanosine(34)-2'-O)-methyltransferase, whose translation MGKTSKDKRDIYYRKAKEEGWRARSAFKLLQIDSECHIFDGVSKAVDLCAAPGSWSQVLARKLNENYKEALKKGSASPPKIVAVDLQAMAPLEGVIQLQGDITNTNTAEQIIAHFNNTLADLVVCDGAPDVTGLHDMDIFIQSQLLLAALNIATHILRPGGTFVAKIFRAKDVTFLYAQLRLFFSYVYCTKPSSSRNSSIEAFVVCKYYSPPEGYTPNMLNPWLTDEPCNFEELTGVNRVIVPFVVCGDLSQPDSDMCYPLNYKDKDYKYLQPVQPPITPPYEEALLMSKKRAEKNASCCNVKDFTEKDIDDALGCENMSSLSEIKLKCNLKSQKLNEHMVDQSYHDNEEETILDDLKNLYQEISISDCSSESNVDMTKV comes from the exons ATGGGAAAGACCTCGAAAGACAAGCGCGATATATATTATCGAAAGGCGAAGGAAGAAGGATGGCGAGCTCGGAGTGCTTTCAAGCTGCTCCAAATTGATTCGGAGTGTCATATTTTTGATG gAGTATCTAAAGCGGTGGACCTATGCGCTGCACCTGGAAGCTGGAGTCAGGTCTTAGCTCGCAAGTTAAA cGAGAATTATAAGGAGGCCTTAAAGAAAGGTTCTGCGTCTCCACCGAAAATTGTGGCGGTTGACTTGCAAGCAATGGCACCCTTGGAAGGAGTTATCCAGTTGCAGGGTGACATTACTAACACCAACACGGCCGAACAGATTATTGCACATTTCAATAATACTCTTGCGGACTTGGTGGTGTGCGATGGAGCACCTGATG TTACCGGTCTGCATGATATGGATATATTCATCCAGTCGCAGCTGCTACTGGCCGCTTTGAATATAGCTACGCATATCTTGAGACCAGGTGGAACATTCGTCGCAAAGATCTTTCGCGCCAAAGATGTGACGTTTTTGTACGCTCAACTgagattattcttttcttatgtCTACTGCACGAAGCCAAGTAGTTCCCGTAACTCGAGCATTGAGGCGTTTGTGGTCTGCAAGTATTATAGTCCGCCCGAAGGCTACACGCCGAACATGCTGAATCCTTGGTTGACAGACGAACCGTGCAACTTCGAGGAACTAACGGGAGTGAATAGGGTCATCGTCCCCTTCGTCGTGTGCGGTGATCTCAGTCAGCCCGATTCCGATATGTGTTACCCGTTGAAC TACAAAGATAAAGATTACAAATATCTCCAACCGGTGCAACCTCCCATAACACCGCCCTACGAGGAAGCGTTGTTAATGAGCAAGAAAAGGGCTGAGAAAAACGCTTCCTGTTGCAACGTCAAAGACTTTACCGAGAAGGACATCGACGACGCACTTGGATGCGAAAACATGTCGTCATTATCCGAAATCAAATTAaagtgtaatttaaaaagtcagAAGCTCAACGAACATATGGTTGACCAAAGTTATCATGATAACGAGGAAGAAACAATCCTTgatgatttaaaaaacttatatcaGGAAATTTCTATTTCCGATTGTAGCAGCGAAAGCAATGTAGATATGACAAAGGTATGA
- the LOC105839359 gene encoding probable U3 small nucleolar RNA-associated protein 11, with translation MSSWKKAAKASQKTHRERHQPETRKHLGLLEKKKDYIARARNFQEKRATIKLLRKRALNKNPDEFHFHMINSKVVNGVHREKDKEDQHTPEQIKLMETQDLKYIAYKRNIEARKIDKLQSQLHMIDTANETPNQHIFFVDNDEMKNFDLAERLGTHPALLSRRTNRPTLSAIKSMKLPELDDKTVTKLEQKKQMAYKELEKRVDRERELTIVQQKLEVRRLLKDKKARKPKLVKSGSKDAAPIYKWKFERKR, from the coding sequence ATGTCATCGTGGAAGAAAGCGGCGAAGGCGAGCCAGAAGACTCATCGGGAACGTCATCAGCCAGAGACCCGCAAACACTTGGGACTATTGGAGAAAAAGAAGGATTATATCGCTAGAGCCAGGAACTTTCAGGAAAAGCGGGCGACGATCAAGCTCCTGAGAAAGCGCGCGCTCAACAAGAATCCGGACGAGTTCCACTTTCATATGATCAATTCCAAGGTGGTAAACGGCGTTCACCGGGAGAAGGATAAGGAGGATCAGCATACGCCCGAACAGATCAAGTTAATGGAGACTCAGGACCTTAAATACATAGCATACAAGAGGAATATTGAGGCGAGGAAGATAGATAAGCTACAGAGTCAGTTACACATGATTGACACAGCCAATGAGACCCCGAATCAGCACATTTTCTTTGTGGACAATGAcgagatgaaaaattttgacctaGCTGAAAGACTGGGCACACATCCGGCACTTCTGTCCAGACGCACCAATCGACCAACGCTGAGCGCGATCAAGAGCATGAAGCTGCCAGAGTTAGATGACAAAACTGTCACTAAACTTGAACAGAAAAAACAAATGGCTTACAAAGAGCTTGAGAAGAGGGTCGACAGGGAACGCGAACTCACAATTGTGCAACAGAAGCTGGAAGTGCGCAGATTGCTGAAGGATAAGAAGGCCAGGAAACCGAAACTAGTGAAATCTGGTTCGAAAGACGCTGCTCCGATTTACAAGTGGAAATTTGAGAGAAAacgataa
- the LOC105839361 gene encoding uncharacterized protein LOC105839361 isoform X2 has translation MIASCIQDTSISRGYLIYRTISTTRQSCNCSMSFSCSCCQSVMILYTRKQKDLCINFTYQRNGLNVDVSLSSETISTRTVTNFKAFQFCVFVPGCLFSTACVNILELNQFPKSITACLRLDIYAKKRLWQINYDCISVSMELPMISTNDTMRMTETEESSTAESEPTSTTMSTVLVTEMSSSEMAIVQTSEMTEMTDTNRRPEEVEDVETYEISEEITPIK, from the exons ATGATTGCATCCTGTATACAAG ATACCAGCATATCAAGAGGATACCTGATTTATAGAACGATTTCGACTACTCGACAATCATGCAACTGTTCGATGTCTTTTTCTTGCTCTTGCTGCCAAAGTGTAATGATTCTATATACTAGAAAGCAAAAAGATT TGTGCATCAATTTCACATATCAGAGGAATGGACTAAACGTGGATGTCTCGTTGAGTTCAGAAACAATCAGCACTAGAACAGTCACGA attttaaggCATTCCAGTTTTGCGTGTTCGTTCCCGGTTGCCTTTTTTCGACCGCATGTGTCAACATCTTGGAGCTCAATCAATTTCCTAA ATCAATTACGGCTTGCCTTCGCCTCGACATTTACGCCAAGAAACGACTTTGGCAGATTAATTACGATTGCATAAGCGTATCGATGGAGTTGCCAATGATATCGACTAACGATACAATGAGAATGACAGAAACAGAAGAATCGTCTACGGCAGAAAGCGAACCAACGTCGACAACAATGTCGACAGTGTTAGTGACAGAAATGTCATCGAGTGAGATGGCGATTGTGCAAACGTCGGAAATGACTGAAATGACGGATACAAACAGGAGGCCAGAAGAAGTGGAGGATGTCGAAACGTACGAAATTTCCGAAGAAATAACGCCAATTAAATGA